TTAGAGGACCTGCCACCGGATGTATTTTCTTGCACTAAATGCAGAACtgcaatgcattgtgtgtgATATCTACCTTTCTAAAGACTCAGTGGTTGATAAAAACCTTTTCAGTTCCAACCCTGTGTCCTTGTCCTAATTGTGGTTATTTGCCAAAAATGTCCCAAACGTTtttacatgtcaaaatgttctttttacttgtttttgttctcaGGTTTCATTGTTTATATTGTCCTAACTTTGTCTTTTAGCAGTAAAATACTGCTCCCAGTCTTGGAGATATGGGCCTACCGTTTTTGTGGTTGTACTGTTCTTGCGGAAAATATGTGTAATATGATGAACTACATTACATGGAATCGACAtagatgcattttcattttcgCTGTCTCATACACCCCCACAGGCAGCTTTGAGGTGTCAGTGAATGATAAGCTGGTCTACTCCAAGCTTAAGACGGGATCCTTTCCTAATCCTGATGAGGTTAGTGAGATAGATACGGTGTATCTGTATAGTAAGTGTCATGTTATTTACCTTTAGGCATAAAAAGATAACCGGTTATTTAAGCAAACATATAAAGAATATTCTGTTTAAATCtagttttatgtgtgtgtgtgtgtgtgtgtattcttatGTCTGTGTGAAGCACATTTGTTAAGAAAAACTTGCTTTTTAAAGtgccatttaaatgaaataaattttAACTTTAAGAGACTGCTGGTAATTTGCTTGTGTAAACACATTAGTTGACTTTCTTGACTTATATTTTAGTGCTCTTCAACATCTTCCTTCATTGATAATTAACTGTTCAAATCATAACTTAAGGTCATAACATTTGTATCtcaataacaatattattaaaTCTAGAAAACGTATTTTTTGGTATAAAAAGCAGTCAACCAATACTTTCCATGTTGAACTCAATTGCGTTCTTCACAGCAGTCCGTCATACTGTCAGGTATTTTGGTTTGGGCTCCACACCAAAATACTTTAGACAAACATTACATATGTGAGTTAGTTTTTGTTTCGATATTACAAAGTTTCTATTTTGCAACGGAAGTTTCTGTCTACCAAAGTGGTCTGTTCAGACAGTGAAACAGGGGAATACCAGGATCAAGTCTCCATGTTCACCCTTCTGGCTAATTGATGGGACAGTGGGACACACATGAATATAGAGAATACATAAATCAAAGTaaacctattttattttatattccaTAATAAACAAGTCTGCTGCCATGTCAGCACCTCTGTAAGGCTTTATAATATTTACCATGTTCATCTTAGTTTACAgcgtcagcatgctaacatttactaATTAGCACTAATCACAAAGTCGAGCTGAGGCTCATTCAGTTGTAAACTGAAGTCTTGGACAGACGAAatgtcagaggatcaccaaagtgattacaattcatcctgaggggaatGTGTGTAGCAAATTTCATAGCAATTTATCTATCAATTGTTAAGATATTTTAGTTTGTACCAAAGCTGGGGCTGACAGATATAATGCCATCCCCAGAGCTACACTGCATGGTTAAAAATAAGTCAacagacaagaaaaataaaccTGAAACTAAACACTTCAAAAATGTTCTTTCAGGTGGTGGAATTGGTGAAGAAGAACATGGGCCAAGGAGGAAAAGCTGGGAAGACCACTATGTTTTAGAAGATGGAGGCTAAAACAACAGCTGTATTCACACTGGAAGAACaatggtctgtttttttatggctgCTTATCTGAATACAAAATTGACTTCAAACATAAATTTAGTTTTAACATAATTATGGCCCAAAAGCAAAATTCCTTAAAGTCTCACTGTCATCCATGAGAAGATCTGACCATATATCTTCACTGTGAATACAGACAAAGATGAGAAGATGATGAGAGCAACTCTCAGGAGCCAGGCACTGATCTGCTCTTCTGTTTATGAATGTACACACTAAAAATGATGTAGTGGGTACACGATGTCTAGAAGCTTTTCAGCTGACTGGAGCCTGATGAACTACTTTCATCATGTCCGTCTGGCAtttaatcacaaataaaacGTCTTAGAGCTGCATTTATTCAGGAATAGAACAATTAAGAAATATAACTCTTCACCTAGACACATATATATTTTCCATGATTACTTGTTCTCTGTTTGGACTCCAAAAGTGTAAGGTCCGGAAGATAATTAGGCACACATTTTTAAGaatagtttggcatttttggACATATGCTTCTtcgctttcttgccaagagttggCTAGAAAAGATCGATACCACTCTTACGTTTGCACGATGAATATGGAGCTATCGtcagcttagcataaagactggaaacataGGGGGAAACAGCTATCCTGGCTCTGTCCTGTCAACACAGTCCATCAACCAGCACCTTtcaagctcactaattaacttGTTATTTctagtttgtttaatctgtacaaaaaccagAGCGTAAAAATGGCAGCATACATTGACTGGGGGTTATgtgctggactatttcttggcttgGACCAGTAACTTCCTGGAATCTCCACTACTGGTCCAGGCTAAGAAATAGTCCGGTACATAACCTCtctgtaaaatgttgaattgtAATTCTTATACTTATGGTTTTTGTACAGATCAAACAAGACATACAGTAGCATGTTAATTAGTCTGCTTTAGGTTCTAGGCGGGTTCTGTTATCTCTGGACatagccaggctagctgttcccccagtttccagtctttatgctaagctaaactaaccaGCTACCGGTTGTAGCTGTGTATTTACCATCCAGACGTTAGATTGGTATGCGATCAATCATCTCAACCAACTCTGTGCAAGAAAGGAAATAAGCGCctttccaaaaatgttgaactacttttttaatttttggatgATCAGACATAATGTGATACTAATTTCCCCCCTGATTTGGAAAGATATATTgagcttttaattttttcaaagcACTTTCCATCAACATTAAGGTGTTCATACAACTATCAATGTCTGTATTTTAAGATTGAAATGTAAACTCTTAAATACTTCATGAACACAGACTCATTCTTTTTTAACTGCTCTATTTAATATCCATACCTGCCATACAAGtcttatctttttaaatatataaacagaCAATCACCTGGATGGTGTTTTGCTAGGCACTGCCATCTCTGTTACTATCATAGCGTTATAGCAACTAAGATAAACATTAAATCCATGACAAATGCTACATATAAGATACagcttttttatgttgttataatGCTGTCTAATTTGTGATCAATTCCAACAAAACAGCTTTTcctaaaatgcaataaaatatcactaaaaaaaaacttgacaatGGTCACACTTCTTATTTAACAGTGCCTCGTTGTAGAAGGCTACGCAGGTCTGTAGTCAaattcctgtgtgtgtggtgatctGTGCTGACAGTACCGGCCGCGTCACAGTGACTGACGCAATCAACCAACGATCAGCCAGACTTCCTCAACTGTTCCTGTTCCCTTGCTCCACTGTTTTCACCAGATAGAATTGCTATGGGATGGAAACACAAACCATCGCTTCCTGTTTTAACAAATTCCTATAATGTTAGTTAGGTTAATGTACCTAAAAAACTGTTCATATTTTATACTCTCATCATAGGTTTAAAAActtgaatctgcaaagtaactttTAGGTGTTAAATAAAAGTAGTTGAggaaaaagtataatatttgcCAATTCACAGTTAATTTAGACTTTTCCTGGGGTTTGTTGACAGTTAACACATCAATCCGTTTATGGAATGAAACCATTAAAAGCACATGTTGTGGCTCTAAACTTTAGCTCTGTAAGCCCTCTAGATTGAGTTTCAAAGCAGTTACAGAGGACTGCTGTCCATGTAATCTCTGCACCATATAAGccataaaataaacataacaataaGAGATTTGTCTGATGTTTACGACACTGTTAGGGTTTCCCCCGTAAAGAAAAAACTatcaacaggaaacacacatttccacatCATAAGTTGCCATGGTTCTTGTTTTCACTACGCGGTGTGTTGTGACCGTAATGGAGACAATACTTTATGAGGGCGAGTGCATTCTGTGGGAAATGATCAGTTTCAGTACTCCAACTgaataaaaatatgaacacatgGGCTCTTTGTCTGTGTAAGATAAGTCAGAGATGCAGAAACACTCACCTCATTGCAGCAtcatggcacacacacatttgtaataGACAATTTTGtgactgaaataaaatatgtctttaacCACTGTTGAACAGACAAATTATGTTTTGGAATATAAAATTAcctcatatttaacaaactTAAAGGTGTGACTTGAAGACCaagatatatttaaaagaatagattaagtaaaaataacaattactcAGTGTTCTTCAGTACAAGTATAGAAGTATAAGCAGCACATAGTAAAACAATCTGAAAAGGGCCTTTTTGCCAACTATTACTGTGCAAGCAGGACATTGTAGCTGGTCCAAGTAAAACTAATATGTTTATCTTATCTGTTTGAATAATCTTCAAATTAGCTGTCAAATATATTTGGTAGGGTTAATATGCAATATTATGaagttaatgtaaaaataagtaTATGgtgcttttatatatatatatctttttatttaaagtacagtacttgaataattgtactgtatttaaaatgtaaagtactGTAGCTTAATGGCAGTGTTAATGTAGTTGTATAGCTTATTCAGCAAAAAATATTCCAAAGGTTAGGTCTTAGACAGCCTTTATGTTTAGGACTCTCTTGACTCAGTTAGGCGTAACCGGAGCACTGGGATGGTCAGAGGTGCACAGAGGCAGACAGCCAAACATTTCTTATTTATGACAATATGTCTGCACATGAAAGGAGGGCAGATCCTTTAGTATTCATATTCACCAACACACTCCTGACACAAGAACCTCAAACTCCAtgattgcttcttttttattataaaaaaagtgactaataaatagacaaacaatgtaaaaaaaaaaatcatgtttaatagatctgtgtgtgtgtgtggggggggggatgccaTAACAACTGTTTGTTCTAATAGCAACATGTATGAAGTCAGATTGGTCCCTGGTTGGTTTAGATTGATATGagaaacatttcacaaaatatctAGCACCACTGAGCTGTCTTGAGCTCTTTATTCAGCTCTGATAACTCTTGTAAATCACAAGATTTCACATGAATCCAGGACAGActtgaaaacaatgaaacaacTGAATTAGCTGCGGATCAGTTAGAAAAAGGGGCCACTGCTTACAGTTTCAtttcatataaatataatatattaatttatacATTGTACACTAGCTCTATACCACATACACAACTTAGgtaaacacatgaataaaaaggCAGCtgacaattttaaaatcaaaaccaAAAGCTGTGGGGAAATTGAAATGAAGTGTTTCAGCtgcacatttgaaaatacaaaacttgAAAGAGCAAGATGATTCTGTGCATAAACCTGTGCTTTAGTACTTAAATATGCAAATAGATATGCAAGCTGATGTCACTCACTCCAAAATTTCTGAAGGCATTGAGATCATTTTTACAATCTTAAGGAGCAAGTGACAAATCGTCAGtattgatgtgtttgtgtgtgtgtgtgtgtgtgtgtgtgtgtgtgtgtgggtgggggggttgtaTGTGCAAACATTCAGTTGAAATCTTGAAATCACAACCCTGAATTCACTACAGATTAAGCCTATATTTGCAGCACTGATGTTAGAATTCAAATGTCTACTTAATTGTGCCACATGGAATGAGAACTTTGGAGAGAATGTGTTTAGGATGTCGAGGGCTAGCTAGCGCACCAGGAGGAAGGTGAGTCCAGCGAGGCCcacaccagcagcagcaaacaGTGCTGTCTTCATGGACGAGTCCTGACTTCCCTCTCTGGCACTGAGGGAGAATTTACAGAACCCCTCCTACgagacaaaaacaagcaatgGTTAGAAACTTTATGTACTAGCAAGAGAGAATTGATATGCTACTTCCAGATTTCTGCAtatactttagtttttacaaaacaaaaaattgttaGCTTCCAAAATGATTTCCAACTAACAGGGGAATGGCTGACGGCaattatacaatacattttgggaaatatgtcCAGTATACAGGCCAGAGTTTCTccacaaacagaaaatagtTGAGCCATATCGGCAACTTTTCAAATATCCTGACAGTGCAGGACAGTTCTCCGGTAAGGAAAAAAATTCTGTCAAAAGTGTCAACATTAAGTTATAGAAAACTGGGAAAGTTTGGCTAGGTTACGAAGGAATGATTAAATTTGGTAATTTTAATCATGAACCAATTCCGGCTCTTTCTGCTCCATTAGCAAGACAATAAAAATGGGTCAACTACATGCTGTTGAGACCATCCAGCAGGTAGCTGTATACTTCTGCAACTTGTTTTCAGACTGAAAGCCACACATTCGTCCAGCGAGTGCACCTGCTCTCAGCTCCAGGTGTTCGCTGCTTTGCAGCTGCTTGTTTTTCTGGTCATACCATGCTGACTTTCAATATGACTAATGCCAAATTCAACACACAGAAACTTTGATTACAAAGTCCATCTGGCTGAGGTGGTTATGTGTCTGTTGACGCCAGCTGCCAGCTGAAGAaaggaggggtgtgtgtgtgtgtgtgtgtgtgtgtgagggggccAGGTTGAGCCTATTCACAAAAGCAGACATTCAACTGTTTGGTTTGGTAAGGCTTCTGGGATCTTAGTCTAACCAACAGCCATCCTAACTATCCCTTCAAGGTTTTTCCAGTTAAATAAGCCCCAATGAGCAGGTTCAAAATGATCTTTGCCCTTTTGATTTCCACTGGTTAAACAAGTGTTTCCAGTCCAATGTTGCCTGACAACACAGCTTTATTTTCACCATTACAGAACACTTTGATAAAGCGGTTTGATTATGCCCTGAATTAACACCGCTGAGGGTTGTCTTGTTAGAGAATACACTCCCCACAATCTGGCTTATTGCTACTCTACAATTCATATAGTCAAAGCAGCCATACAAGACATCTGATGTCTCATTGCAAAGCAGTAAAGTCAAAAAAAAGGCTGTGTCTACATTAAGCCCCGGCCATTTCTTTAAGCTACGTTTACACTAACATCTGAAGTTTAACCTAAGCAGGAAGCAATCTTGATCCTAACAAACTAGGTGGTTTCCAATGCCAAAAGTCATCGCATCACTTTCATTCTGATGTcttaatgggattttttttttacagttccGTTTCTAAACTGGGCTAGTGCTCAAGATCCGATCAAAATACTTCTTATCTTCAATGTTTGTGGTGACTCAGTTCTACAGTCTTTCATGCAATAGTCATCAGTTTAGAAGCAGACATGTTGTTATAACCTACCCATCCGTCATTCTCCAGGAGCCagtctttcttctcctctccaaGGTAATCAGCTATGGTCTCTGCCAGTGCCCTGCAGTTTCCGGGATCCTGTCCCAGGTCCTGCCCCTGTCCAGAGTCCAGCCCCGGCTTCATGTCCTTTTGCTCCATCAGCTGTCTGGCCAGCACCCCAGTAAAGGTGAAAAGGGAAACAACCCTTCCCCAGTTCAAGTGTCCATCACCCACCAACTCCTCCATCACCTTCCTGAGGCTGGGGCAGGGGTCCGGCCCACAGTGCTTCAGGAAGGTCTGAGCGAGGGTGTGGAAGCGAGCCTGGTGCTGCGTTTCCATGTCGTGGGCCAGTAATCTCATGGCAGCGGCTGACTCGCTGGGAGGTGGCGGGGCTGGCCGTGGGCTTGTGCAGCACAGGGACAGGTAGTCCTCTGCAAGAGCCAGAGTCTCTTTCCACAGCCCGTACATTTTCtaccaggaaaaaaaagaaaagggatttCACTTAAGGAGCCTGCTGACGTGTGAGGTGCAAGTCATGGTATTGCTACATAGAACCATAAATATGGTTTGTTAAtgtgagaggaaaaaagaataACCAGTTCATGTCATGTCAACTAACCAGTACTTAAGACAACTGTGGACATGCTCATCATGATTTCATAGGAAAGTTGGcatttgtttggctttttttacaCGACCTAAACAGTTAGTTGattatattgtttaattttctcCCAAATGATTTGGTTACCCATAAGCTCTGCCTAGTTCATAGTAATTACCTTCCCTTGGAATAACGTAGTAATGGTATTCTCATATTACCACACTGGTCATCTTCAGCTTtggaaaactaaaaatgttttatatatatatatatatatatatatatatatatatatatatatatatatatcaatcaatcatagcTCATCGGGAGCTTCTGAAGCCCGCTGTATAATTTCAGCCAGGTGTCAAAATCAACTTGACAAAGTAACGTTATGTTACCAATAGTTGAAGGTTTAAGGGGCTTTTACGCCGCCACCTCCAGTCATTTCTAATGAGAGATTTTGATCAAGGCACTAGCGGTATGATTCGAAGCGGTTGCCGCCCATGTGAACGCGCACAGTTTCTGCTCTGCCGGTAACCGCAAGGCGGCAATAACCGCTTTAAAAAAACGCTTTGCTTTTTTGGGGAACCGCTCTTGCAGGTAGGAGCCTGCGGCTGACGGTTGCCGCACGCCGGTGTGAAACCCGCTTGGCAGCTAACAGCAACGCTAGCAACAAAGTAACCTAGCTGGCTTATGAACGGCAAAGAAACTGCCTGTGAGAACGCTAGCTCTCGGTAATGCAAGCCGGATGATGCTGGAGGCTAAATACAGCTACTTTAACGTAATAGCCTATCAAACTGGTTGCTATAATACCACTGTAATATGAGAGCCGCATATAATTAATTATCCGTTTATTAGGGTGAAATTCAGACCAGTTGTCTAGCTAGCGTAGCCGGCTGCCTTTGCTCCGCTTACTAACCGTTGATCTGTCACCAGAGCAATGGAGGACACAAAGGACCATATTCACACAGGCTATGATGAGCTAGCTAGCTCAACTACGAGAGCCTCATCAGCACATTACGCCGCTGTATGTCATTTTACAAACACCTCTGTGTGGTAAGAGTTGTACATGTCCAAAGCACACACATAAGTagataaaatattgttttacgcacgtaaaagaaagaaaagcttaCCCTCCCAGCGATATCAGACTGCTCTCTGCAGAATACAAACAGCGGAAGGAGAACCTTGCTACAGTAACCGCTTCCCTTTAACTGGCTTCACATTTATCATCTGACTCCGCCTCCGCATTGGTTGTATGCATAAAAAACCCCTCAAAAGTCCCATCATATTACACCGAACCGTTACTTCTCCCACAATAAAGCGAAACACACACCCTGTCAATATAATCTATCATAGTAAAAACCAACGGGGTTGCAATAATTGAAGCTAAATTAAGTTATTGAAATGAATTGTCTTTGTCACAatgtttttggattttaaaaGCATTCTAGTGTTGAAAAGGTCTACggataaataataaacattaaaagGCACATAAGTCATCCTTCTTTGgaattctttattttaaatgaactgagGTAGGCTACATGCAATCAGTTTCTATAGGATATAGGCTGTCCACTGACAGGCCTCCACTGACAAACGCTCTATTTGGATTATGTTTGCACATATTTAcctacaaactacaaaaaatgtCTGCGTAGATCAATCTATTTTCATTGTGAAAATAACTGTTCTGCGGGCGGGCTGTAAATTGAATAACCTTTAACTGGTCTTACTATAGTTGaatggaatatatatatataggctataacAGCAAATGTTGACAATCAACTAATTCTCAGAAAAACTGCCCCTTAAAAACAACCAGCAACTCGCATTATATGTAAATTaagtatttctgtattttgggCCAATTTTACTTGTCACTCTTCTATTTCTACCATTTTATAGACCAAGTAATTCATTGATTACTCCAAAAGTTAATCAGCaaagaatgtaaaacaaagaTATTGGTTGACTTTCATTACAGCAAAACTTAATAATATATTCTCACACAAAGCATGTTTATGTAGGCTAAATTCTTAGATGTCATCTTCATTTGCCCACTAGGTCTTAGTTTAAACAACAGGTTCCACTTCTGCTTTGAAAAGGACTCAGGATTTTAAATTTCATTCGTCACAAAATAGTCACACACCTTTTAGTCTCAGTGGTAACAAAATTTgtaaactacacacacagaaaccagTTCAGTGATTAGTGTGAGGAAGTGAAAAATGCAGAGTTTGTAATCAAACTGACAGTCAAAGAAAATGGTTCAGAAGTGTGTCACATCTGCAGATATGTTTGGCCACTTCCTCTGCATGGTAATACCCTTCTGACCTCTCATCCATCagtctcttttctcttcctgtctttcacCAACCTGTGTCTTTAACTTGCTGTTTCCCTCCGGGTGTTTCCCTTATTGAATTCCATGAAAAACCTTTATTCATGCTgaagttcaaataaaaaaaatagataacaagcaagatgaaaaaaaaagagaaatacaaacTGTAATGTACAAATCCCCAGATGAGATGTTTTCTGAGATGAGCTGCTGGGAAACATTAATCTGATCATTTGAAACTGAGAATTACGTCTGTTtcaggtgcgtgtgtgtgtggggggggggggggggggggggcagactaTAGGGATATGATTTAaatgtagagtttttttttctacaataaaaggaACAGGGATGCTGCAGTTCTTATACTGAAGACTCATATCCTCCTGTGCAGTTATTCAGTTATCTTTGGTAGGAGTTCCTTTCACCGCAGTTAAGTAATGATTTAAAAGAAGTTCATATTCTCAAAACTCAGGAAATGTTGTGTGCTATGTAAAGTGAAGATGTTGATAAGGATGGCTGACCTTTGACTGTTGctagaaaaaaataagtaagaCGGACAACATCTGATCAATAATGTTTTGAGGAAGGACACACACTTGGAAGAGCAGAATgaaaacacagatacatacagtgtattatCCCACTCACTGGAGAGGTACAAAATAGCATTAAGGAGCTTGAGAAATTGAGTAATATATTGAGGTAATATAAGGCCTACCACGCTTGtacacagctttttttaaataataaactttagAAATAATGTGTTGGTTTTTATTAACTCAAGTAAGTTTGAAGTCTACTAATAGATTTCTATAAATGGAAACCATTGGATGCCttgaatggtaaaaaaaaacgatCCAGATACCTAAAACACACCAGCATGGTGTGTAAATGGATGTTAGCTGCAATAAAATATACACATGTTTTGCAGTAAATATTATAAAACACGatatgttttcttaaattaagcAAGTGACTCGAAATGCAAGTTAAAGCCAGATTTAATGGATGTTTTGGTTATTCATTGTTGGAGAGTTCATTGTTCAAAGGAATAACCAAGGTTTTAACAGACggcaagagacagagagcacaGGAAGAAAGGACATCTCTTGTTAGGTCTTGTGAGTAATCCTCATAAATTTAACTAATgcccttttttcattttgtgtttgtatctgttacAGTTGTCATGTGAAAAGCctaatttttaaatcagaaagcCATAAAGTgtcagagtatttttttttgtcttgtcaaggctgttttttttagcttctgAAAGGTGACACGTTGGAGGTTTTCACCCAACAGCGAGACACACGTGTTACAATCTACATCAGGCAGAAGGGAGCCCATGTTGCTGTTGATAAGAGCAACAACGCACCTCCAGACATTCCTGTTACAGGTACGATGCATTTTAAAGCCCCCTGGTGGCACAGTACTCTACTGTTTTTCTTGAGcacatttagtttaatttaatctaATACAATAACATCAGGATAACAGTTATTCCTGGGATGTCTTATTAAGAATATTGTctttaaagcacacacacacagaacggtCTGTGGAAATCAGTAACTCAAGACCATAATGACAGAATCATCAGGTCGCATCCTATTTACATTTCTCCCctccaaagaaaagaagaaatgcaaatgtaaattcTTGGGATTGAATCTAGGTCATCCTCAGTGACATGAGGTTGCAGTTGGATGCAGCCTGTGCTGCATACACCAAACATCcatttatattttgttcatGCAGAAATTATGTCAAGTTACCTTTATCTGATTTTGGCTCCACCTGCATGGAGGCCTCCAGAGAGGTTGTCAGAAATGGAATGAATAAAAAGGCAGAAGAaaaaccacatacacacaaaaaaatctttaaaatcttctttattttttcacagtaaaattATCTAAGTTGGTGAGGTTTATGtatattaaaataagaaaaatctgTGGCCACAATTAAGTTGTCTTCCTTTGTATAATCACAACAATATCTACCGTATGGCAGGCTGCCACTGTAACAATgaccacagtgtgtgtataGTATGATTCTGGACAAGTTTGGTCCCCACAGCTAAGGTAAACCATTGATTTTGTCTGGAGATTTACATGGCAGAGCAGACACATGCCACTTACAATTATTTCCCACCATATTAGCAATAACAATTCATTACACAATCAGTCATGAAGCTACTAATAAAGATTAAAACTCCTAACTTCTATTTGTTCAACAAACATCCATCCTACAGTCGATGAAACAATGAGATATTCTCAGTCAGAAGAGACATTTTAGgttttgtgcttgtgtgtatttgttacaCTGAAGGTTTGGATGTACACACACTTCTGCAGTAGGGTTGCTTTCCGGCACGTAGTCTTGGCAGTCGCATAGTGCTGGTGCTGTTGTCACTGGATTACAGCTGTGATATCAGCTCTAGGACCAAATCTGTATGAGAGAACCACCATTTGTATGCACAGGGTACTAGCTCAAGAACCTCAACATAAGtgtaagaaaataaatgcattgtgTTAAAATTAAACCATTACAATCAGAGCATTTAGACTGCCTTCCTCATCCAGTCACAAGTAGGTAGCCCAACCTAATTATTTACAAATATTACTATGATCCCAACTGGACTGGAacctttttgacaaaaaatcAGAATCACAATTCACatgttaatataaatattagttTCAGTGTTATCTTcccaaattaatttatttaacacaGCCGTTGTGATGTGATTTCACGCATAAATAAGGTATAAACAAATGAGCAAAATGTTAAAGGCATGATGTACATGGAAACTCCGGCTCACCCGTAAGGTGTTGTCCCAGGAGGCCGAGCAGAGCGCTGTGCCGTCAGGTGACATTCTGACTCTGCTGACGCGATTCTCATGGCCAAACAGGATGGAGGCACGAGTTCCTTTCAAAACGTCCCACACATTGATGGTGTAGTCATTATAACCAGCGAACAGTAGGCGACCT
The Etheostoma cragini isolate CJK2018 chromosome 1, CSU_Ecrag_1.0, whole genome shotgun sequence genome window above contains:
- the bcl2l10 gene encoding bcl-2-like protein 10, with the translated sequence MYGLWKETLALAEDYLSLCCTSPRPAPPPPSESAAAMRLLAHDMETQHQARFHTLAQTFLKHCGPDPCPSLRKVMEELVGDGHLNWGRVVSLFTFTGVLARQLMEQKDMKPGLDSGQGQDLGQDPGNCRALAETIADYLGEEKKDWLLENDGWEGFCKFSLSAREGSQDSSMKTALFAAAGVGLAGLTFLLVR